The segment TCGTAGAACAGGCAGGTGGAAAAGCATCGAATGGTTTTTCCAGAATTCTGGAAATGAAACCCGATGAGCTTCATCAACGTGTTCCTTTCTTCTGCGGAAGTACCACAATGGTAGAAAAAGCTGAAGAATTTATGGCGAAGTATGAGGAGTAATTATTTTTTGTTCACCAGGTATTTATAATCATCAAAACTTAACTGCCCCTGAAATATCTGAAGAGACCTGTTAATTACAGCTTCTGCAGATTCTGAAGAAAATCCCAGTCCTATTGCATACCTTTTAATTAGATCTTTCTCCTCATTATCAATATCATGATCAGAGAAAACTATTACAAAAAGATCGTGTAGTCTTTCCAGGCGCCTTTCAGAAGAATTAGTGGGGTGAATAGGAAAGGCTTTTGGATTTTCAAGTACCCTTGTATATTCATCTTCACTAATATCAAGTTTACGCGCAAACCGTTCAAGAACCTTTTGCTCATGTTCATTTATCTCACCATCAATTGTGGCCATATTAACTATTGATGCAAAGTGTCCTAAGTTGCGTAAATGCTCTCCCGAGCCAAAAAGATCTGAAAATGACATGTTTCTAATTTTATAGTACAAATATATAATGCTGACTGGAAAAAAATGAGATTTTCCCGCTAAAATCCCAATGTTGCATTCGCTAATCTTTTCTTAATCCCTTTAGTGCCTTAAGCGAAATCCCTAACTTCATCTAACAAATTAGAACAAAATGACCCCTCCTTTACTGGCATTTAATGAAAAAGGAATTTACTGTGATCGGGCTAAGGTATACCTGGATCCATGGAAACCTGTAGAAAATGCTATTATTTCCCATGGCCATGCCGATCATTCCCGCTGGGGTCACAAAAAATATATTACCCACCATTCTAACGTTCCAATTATCAAGCACCGTCTGGGGGATATCCAGGTGGCAGGAAAAGAGTGGAATGAAAGTTTTACTATTAATGGAGTGAAATTTTCCTTACATCCTGCGGGGCATATTATTGGTTCTTCACAAATTAGAGTTGAGTATAAAGGGGAAGTATGGGTTTTTACCGGGGATTATAAAATGGAAGATGATGGAGTGGCAGTTCCATATGAGCTAGGTAAAATGTCATTCGTTTATTACTGAATGCACTTTTGGTTTACCTGCCTTTAAATGGCTGCCACAGCAACAGGTGATGACCGAAATAAACGAATGGTGGCAGGAAAACAAAGATGACGGCCGCACTTCTATTCTTTTTGGCTACACTCTGGGGAAAGCCCAGCGTCTGCTTAAACATTTGGATCCATCTATTGGAAAGATCTATACCCATGGTGCGGTAGAAAATATGACCGAAGTCCTAAGGCCGTTAATGGATTTTCCGGAAACTATTCGGGTCACCAGAGATACTACAAAGGAAGAATTGAAAGGCAGTATGGTTCTAGCTCCACCCAGTGCTCATGGTACGCCGTGGTTGCGAAAAATGGTGCCTTATGTAACAGCTTCGGCCAGTGGCTGGATGACCTTTCGGGGTGCGCGGCGCAGGAGAGCTATTGATAAAGGGTTTGTTCTCAGCGATCATTGTGATTGGCAGGGACTGCTAAAAGCCATCAAAGAAACAGGATGCGAAAAGGTAATCTGCACCCATGGGTACACAGATATTTTTTCAAAATACCTTTGTGAGCAGGGAATTGATGCACGTACAGAGGAAACCCAATACGAAGGAGAACTGGGTGAAATGGAAGCAAGAGCTGAGAGTACGGGAGAAGTAGTTCCTGATGAGGAAAGTGCTTCTATAAAAATAAAAAGTCCGAAGTAATTCCGCTTTAATCTTCGGAAGAAGCATACTACTAATGGAAAACCTCGAAAAAGATAACAATCAAAAAAAACCCCAAACCGCGGGAATGGCTGCTTTTGCAGAATTGATCCGGAGCCTGGACAGCACTAATAAAACAAATCTAAAGGTAGAAGCGCTTAGTGAATATTTCAAGGAAGCAACAGATAAAGATAAGGTATGGGCCATTGCCATTTTATCTCACCGCCGTCCGCCGCGACCCGTAAATACTACGCTGCTTCGCCACTGGGCATCAGAACTGGCAAATATTCCGCTTTGGCTGTTTGAGGATTCTTACCATATCGTGGGAGATTTGGCTGAAACAATCGCACTTATTATTCCTGTTTCCGAAGCAAATTCAGAAAAAAGCCTGACGCAATTTTGTGAAGAAATACTGGCTCTCAAGTCAAAATCTGAAGAAGATAAAAAAGAATATTTATTTGAGAATTGGACACATTTAAATTACTATGAGCGATTCGTTTTCAGCAAATTAATTACGGGAAGTTTCAGAATAGGAGTGAGTCAGAAATTAATGACGAGGGCACTATCGAAATCGACCGGAATAGAAGAGGATATTCTTGCTTATAAGTTAATGGGGAATTGGGATCCTAATAGCATCAGCTTTAAACAGTTGATCCTGGAAGAAAACGAGGAGGATTACCTTTCCAAGCCATACCCTTTCTATTTG is part of the Antarcticibacterium sp. 1MA-6-2 genome and harbors:
- a CDS encoding TerB family tellurite resistance protein — its product is MSFSDLFGSGEHLRNLGHFASIVNMATIDGEINEHEQKVLERFARKLDISEDEYTRVLENPKAFPIHPTNSSERRLERLHDLFVIVFSDHDIDNEEKDLIKRYAIGLGFSSESAEAVINRSLQIFQGQLSFDDYKYLVNKK